A window of Halobellus sp. LT62 contains these coding sequences:
- a CDS encoding IclR family transcriptional regulator has protein sequence MNAPPRDTIKSDETLLEILDALHSLETATLTAIASEVGVSKSTVHRHLETLRAQRFVDKRDDEYVLGLEFLRYGGAARERYSFHRQSKSIVQQVADQTGEFVGFLVEEQGVGTFIYCEMGTEGVPSEARVGQNVFLHQSASGKAILAFLPEDRRDRILERYGLPPRTEQTLTDMDELRADLSDVRERGYAYAHEEYTTGLRAVAAPAFDAQDDVIGSLVVAGPTHRMRGERFESDLPELVTGAVKEFQLTISYT, from the coding sequence ATGAACGCACCACCTCGGGACACAATCAAGTCGGACGAAACACTCCTAGAGATACTCGACGCGCTTCACAGTCTCGAAACAGCCACGCTGACAGCGATCGCGTCGGAAGTCGGCGTCTCCAAGAGTACGGTTCACAGACACTTAGAAACGCTCCGAGCGCAGCGGTTCGTCGACAAGCGTGACGACGAGTACGTTCTGGGACTCGAGTTTCTCCGGTATGGCGGGGCGGCCCGCGAACGCTACTCGTTTCATCGCCAATCGAAATCGATCGTCCAACAGGTGGCCGACCAGACCGGTGAGTTCGTCGGATTCCTCGTCGAAGAACAGGGCGTCGGCACGTTCATCTACTGTGAGATGGGGACGGAGGGAGTTCCGTCGGAGGCGAGAGTCGGACAGAACGTGTTTCTCCACCAATCGGCGTCCGGAAAAGCGATTCTCGCGTTTCTTCCGGAGGACCGACGGGACCGGATACTCGAACGGTACGGACTGCCGCCACGGACGGAGCAGACGTTGACCGATATGGACGAACTGCGCGCTGATCTCAGTGACGTCCGAGAGCGGGGGTACGCTTACGCCCACGAGGAGTACACGACGGGACTTCGAGCGGTGGCCGCACCCGCTTTCGACGCCCAAGACGACGTCATCGGAAGCCTCGTCGTCGCCGGACCGACCCACAGGATGCGCGGCGAGCGCTTCGAGTCAGACCTGCCGGAACTGGTCACGGGTGCCGTAAAGGAGTTTCAACTCACTATCTCATACACGTGA
- a CDS encoding IclR family transcriptional regulator yields MTDERPTGSPRTLKTVSRAFDLIRALEELDGAGVTELAEYLDLSKSVVYNYLSTLRAEKFVVKEGDTYRLSLQFLLVGEYVRYQNTLYRIGKPELEELAETTGEFAHLATEQHGLGVNLYKVSGEKAVGSDYQVNKLQRADYLHFSATGKAILAHLPRERVEWIVDKYGLPAKTDSTITDREDLFEELDTIRERGYSLNDEEEITGLQAIGAPVTNRHGRVLGSISVSGPVRRMKRADYHKQLIEDVVNTANVIEVNINMEETDEEFPTFS; encoded by the coding sequence ATGACGGACGAACGGCCGACCGGTTCGCCGCGGACCTTGAAGACGGTATCGCGCGCGTTCGATCTCATTCGGGCCTTAGAGGAGTTAGACGGGGCCGGCGTCACCGAATTAGCGGAGTACTTGGACCTCTCGAAGAGCGTCGTCTACAACTACCTCAGTACGCTTCGCGCGGAGAAGTTCGTCGTCAAGGAGGGCGACACCTACCGGCTCTCGTTGCAGTTTCTGCTTGTCGGCGAGTACGTACGATATCAGAACACGCTCTATCGGATCGGGAAGCCCGAACTCGAAGAGCTCGCCGAAACGACCGGCGAGTTCGCTCACCTCGCCACCGAACAGCACGGACTGGGGGTCAATCTCTACAAGGTGAGCGGCGAGAAAGCCGTCGGCAGCGACTACCAAGTGAACAAGCTTCAGCGCGCGGATTACCTCCATTTTTCGGCGACAGGGAAGGCGATATTGGCGCATCTCCCGCGCGAACGCGTCGAGTGGATCGTCGACAAGTACGGACTTCCGGCGAAGACCGACTCGACGATCACCGACCGTGAGGACCTGTTCGAGGAGCTCGACACGATACGTGAACGTGGCTACTCTCTCAACGATGAGGAGGAGATCACCGGACTGCAAGCCATCGGTGCGCCGGTGACGAACCGTCACGGGCGCGTCCTCGGATCGATCAGCGTATCCGGCCCCGTTCGTCGAATGAAGCGTGCTGACTACCACAAACAACTGATCGAGGACGTCGTCAACACGGCGAACGTCATCGAGGTGAACATCAATATGGAAGAGACCGACGAGGAGTTCCCGACGTTTAGCTAA
- a CDS encoding Zn-dependent hydrolase — protein MQINQQRLRSDIESNAEFGAVPTDEGRGRTVLTGSEADRRAREFFCERLRDADLSISIDEVGNIVGRWVPDSANPDAAAVATGSHLDSVPEGGIFDGPLGVYAGLESIRAMQDAAAEPARPIEVVCFTEEEGQRFDGGLIGSAVAAGDMTVQTALDIEDADGVPLGDALADIGYCGEGRLDAAAWDAWIELHIEQAERLVAADAVGGVVTTIVGLSRCQVELSGEADHAGSTFMDERRDALAAASEFVLDVERATNDRRSVSESAVATVGKLDVSPNAPNVIPGRVSLTLDVRDVDYDSITHVIDAARSSLDRIESDRAVETSLEHPWDRRPIEMSRRCRDALHAAGADGGLDTIDLHSGAGHDTMHVADVTDAALLFAPSRDGISHNPLEWTDWEDCADATRVLAGALARLASE, from the coding sequence ATGCAGATCAACCAGCAGCGACTCCGAAGCGACATCGAGTCCAACGCGGAGTTCGGAGCCGTTCCCACCGACGAGGGCCGTGGACGGACGGTTCTCACCGGCAGCGAAGCCGACCGGCGGGCCCGAGAATTCTTCTGCGAACGACTCCGCGACGCCGACCTCTCGATCTCGATCGACGAGGTCGGCAACATCGTCGGACGCTGGGTCCCAGACAGTGCCAACCCTGACGCTGCCGCTGTGGCGACCGGGAGTCACTTGGACTCTGTCCCGGAGGGCGGAATTTTCGACGGTCCGCTCGGCGTGTACGCCGGGTTGGAGAGCATCCGGGCGATGCAGGACGCTGCCGCCGAGCCCGCCCGGCCGATCGAAGTCGTCTGTTTCACCGAGGAGGAGGGCCAACGCTTCGACGGGGGACTGATCGGTTCGGCGGTCGCAGCGGGTGATATGACGGTCCAAACGGCACTCGATATCGAGGACGCCGACGGCGTTCCACTGGGCGACGCGCTCGCGGATATCGGCTACTGCGGGGAGGGCCGGCTCGACGCGGCCGCGTGGGATGCGTGGATCGAACTCCACATCGAACAGGCCGAGCGTTTGGTAGCTGCCGACGCCGTCGGCGGTGTGGTTACGACCATCGTCGGTCTCTCCCGGTGTCAGGTCGAACTGTCCGGCGAGGCCGATCACGCCGGATCGACGTTTATGGACGAACGAAGGGACGCGCTCGCGGCCGCCAGCGAGTTCGTCCTCGACGTCGAACGAGCGACGAACGACCGCCGATCGGTTTCGGAGTCGGCTGTCGCCACCGTCGGGAAGCTCGACGTGTCGCCGAACGCGCCCAACGTGATCCCGGGTCGGGTGTCGCTCACCCTCGACGTCCGCGACGTCGACTACGACTCGATCACTCACGTCATCGACGCCGCGAGATCGAGTCTCGACCGGATCGAATCCGACAGAGCCGTCGAAACGTCGCTCGAGCATCCGTGGGACCGTCGCCCGATCGAAATGAGTCGGCGCTGCCGCGATGCGCTCCACGCCGCGGGGGCCGACGGCGGCCTCGATACGATCGACCTCCACTCCGGCGCGGGCCACGACACGATGCACGTCGCTGACGTGACCGACGCCGCGCTGCTCTTTGCGCCGTCACGGGACGGGATCTCTCACAATCCGCTCGAGTGGACTGACTGGGAGGACTGTGCGGACGCGACGCGAGTGCTCGCGGGTGCGCTCGCACGACTGGCGTCCGAATAG
- a CDS encoding ABC transporter substrate-binding protein yields MQENGKEVESTTDNDNGSGRLGRRTFLGTAAATGAAALAGCSGGGSGDGSGDDSGDGSGGDSSGDSGTGTESSGNPKQGGTLNWGGAVPVQGLDPHIDTSAASKRVLENIYEEVVALQDDYSIEPHLAESMEQSEDNTLLTFELREGVTFHNGKEMTSKDVLATYERVQNGDYLATGFFEYVEELRAPDDYTFEIQLTEPFAPFLAKMATAELSVMPAENAEKDMVEEPIGTGPYKFESREIETSFTMVRNEDYWGASEEDGPFIDTIVKSEIPDSSVRLQSFQAGEYDFINGVAPKDVSTVEQNPDARFERQFPKSLVYLGLNCDEEPFDNKDARLALDYAIDKEKVAEAALYGTGQTTASPAAPGSPWVHPDIGPRERDLDKVQEHLDAAGMPDGYSATFKVPQSYPAQVQAAEVIAGDAAEAGIDLEIQQITWNSWLSDVFTDQNFQATTSSYLALWYPDVSFYKFLHPNGAFFFTNWVNEDYNSLVEEARTLYDEDQRADLYHQATEILHEERAGHLFLWWQPSLYAAAPQYKGDIGAPDGSTLQFSDNWLDR; encoded by the coding sequence ATGCAAGAGAATGGCAAGGAGGTAGAGTCAACTACGGATAATGATAACGGGTCGGGACGCCTCGGGCGTCGGACCTTCCTCGGTACCGCCGCGGCGACGGGTGCGGCCGCGCTCGCTGGGTGTTCGGGCGGCGGTTCCGGTGACGGCTCCGGCGACGACTCCGGCGACGGGAGTGGCGGGGATAGCAGCGGCGATTCCGGGACGGGAACGGAGTCGTCCGGGAACCCGAAACAGGGCGGCACGCTGAACTGGGGCGGCGCGGTCCCCGTGCAGGGGCTCGATCCCCACATCGACACCTCCGCGGCGTCGAAGCGCGTCCTCGAGAACATCTACGAGGAGGTCGTCGCACTGCAGGACGACTACTCGATCGAACCACACCTCGCGGAGTCGATGGAACAGTCCGAGGACAACACGCTCCTGACGTTCGAGCTCCGCGAAGGCGTCACGTTCCACAACGGAAAGGAGATGACCTCCAAAGACGTGCTCGCGACGTACGAGCGCGTTCAAAACGGCGATTACCTCGCGACGGGCTTTTTCGAGTACGTCGAGGAACTCCGCGCTCCCGACGACTACACCTTCGAGATCCAGCTCACCGAACCGTTCGCGCCCTTCCTCGCGAAGATGGCGACGGCGGAGCTCTCGGTGATGCCCGCCGAGAACGCCGAGAAGGACATGGTCGAGGAGCCGATCGGCACCGGTCCCTACAAGTTCGAGAGCCGTGAGATCGAGACCTCGTTCACGATGGTCCGCAACGAGGACTACTGGGGCGCATCCGAGGAGGATGGCCCGTTCATCGACACGATCGTCAAGAGCGAGATCCCCGATTCGAGCGTCCGACTCCAGTCGTTCCAAGCCGGCGAGTACGACTTCATCAACGGCGTCGCTCCCAAGGACGTGTCCACCGTCGAACAGAATCCCGACGCCAGGTTCGAGCGGCAGTTCCCGAAGTCGCTCGTCTACCTCGGACTGAACTGCGACGAGGAACCCTTCGACAACAAGGACGCCCGCCTCGCGCTCGATTACGCGATCGACAAGGAAAAAGTCGCAGAGGCGGCCCTGTACGGCACCGGACAGACGACCGCATCGCCCGCAGCACCCGGCAGCCCGTGGGTCCACCCGGACATCGGACCTCGCGAGCGCGACCTCGACAAGGTGCAGGAACACCTCGACGCCGCCGGGATGCCCGACGGCTACTCCGCGACGTTCAAGGTCCCGCAGTCGTACCCCGCACAGGTCCAAGCCGCCGAGGTCATCGCGGGCGACGCCGCGGAGGCCGGAATCGATCTGGAAATCCAACAGATCACGTGGAACTCTTGGCTCTCGGACGTCTTCACCGACCAAAACTTCCAAGCGACGACGAGTTCCTACCTCGCGCTGTGGTACCCCGACGTTTCGTTCTACAAGTTCCTCCACCCGAACGGGGCGTTCTTCTTCACCAACTGGGTCAACGAGGACTACAACTCTCTGGTCGAGGAGGCCCGAACGCTGTACGACGAGGACCAGCGGGCGGATCTGTACCACCAAGCGACGGAGATTCTCCACGAAGAGCGTGCGGGACACCTCTTCCTGTGGTGGCAGCCCAGCCTGTACGCGGCAGCCCCGCAGTACAAAGGTGACATCGGTGCGCCGGACGGATCGACGCTCCAGTTTTCGGACAACTGGCTCGACAGGTAA
- a CDS encoding ABC transporter permease, which yields MYNYVLRRVGFMAVTLFLVTLIAFAVTNILPGNVALVILGPNATEESLAALEAQLGLNRPLYIQYFDWVLGLLQGDMGQSLRFGEPVTALIAERLPRSLLLAVTATLIAVALSIPLGVYAAVNQNEAPDLTASMFAFIGISMPIFLWGLVFILVFAVWFNLFPTGGYVSPTENLVGSVKRLVLPAGAMGFALTAYIMRMTRSSMLEVLSAEYIKLARAKGMSQRVVVLRHALKNAVIPVITVIAFQFSYAFGGVVVLEEVFFWPGIGRLTLTAIQSRDIPLIQGCIIVVALIYMISNFAADLLYAYFDPRIRYGGEE from the coding sequence ATGTACAATTACGTTTTACGGCGCGTCGGATTCATGGCGGTAACGCTGTTCTTAGTGACGCTTATCGCGTTCGCCGTCACGAACATTCTCCCCGGAAACGTCGCGCTCGTGATACTGGGCCCGAACGCGACAGAGGAGTCACTCGCCGCGCTCGAAGCGCAGTTGGGGCTCAATCGACCGCTGTACATACAGTATTTCGACTGGGTGTTGGGACTCCTCCAAGGAGATATGGGTCAGTCGCTCCGCTTCGGTGAGCCGGTCACGGCGCTCATCGCCGAACGGCTCCCCCGCTCGCTGTTGCTCGCGGTGACCGCGACGCTCATCGCCGTCGCGCTCTCGATCCCGCTCGGGGTCTACGCCGCAGTCAACCAGAACGAAGCGCCCGATCTGACCGCGTCGATGTTCGCGTTCATCGGGATCTCGATGCCCATCTTCCTGTGGGGGCTGGTCTTCATCCTCGTGTTCGCCGTCTGGTTTAACCTCTTTCCGACCGGCGGCTACGTCTCGCCGACCGAGAACCTCGTCGGTTCGGTAAAGCGGTTGGTGCTCCCGGCGGGGGCGATGGGCTTCGCACTCACGGCATACATCATGCGAATGACTCGATCGTCGATGCTGGAGGTGCTGAGCGCCGAGTACATCAAGCTCGCTCGCGCGAAGGGGATGAGCCAGCGGGTCGTCGTGCTCAGGCACGCGCTGAAGAACGCGGTGATCCCGGTCATCACCGTCATCGCGTTCCAGTTCAGCTACGCCTTCGGCGGCGTCGTCGTGCTCGAAGAGGTGTTCTTCTGGCCCGGCATCGGTCGCCTGACGCTGACGGCCATTCAGAGCCGCGACATCCCGCTCATCCAGGGATGCATCATCGTCGTCGCACTGATCTACATGATATCGAACTTCGCCGCGGACCTGCTGTACGCGTACTTCGATCCGCGGATCAGATACGGAGGTGAAGAGTAA
- a CDS encoding ABC transporter permease, translated as MAVEQHRDEGEDEGFLSESQKERIDNFARKFRSNTKAMVGLFLVVSLILVAVFAPFIAPYGMNETSIEDRTEAPSVEHPFGTDDLGRDIFSRVVLGSRISLYVGFGAISGALLVGAVVGVISGYAGGLTDEVIMRVMDAAMAFPPVLLALTLLVVLGPELVNVIIALAFVYTPYIARVSRSAALAERNEAYVESAVARGESDTRIVFSEVFPNCTAPILVQGSLNVSFAILAEASLSFLGLGAQPPRPSWGLMINTGRGFMETAPWMLLFPALAIGIAVVGFNMLGDGLRDVLDPKVEAIE; from the coding sequence ATGGCCGTCGAACAGCACCGCGATGAGGGCGAAGACGAGGGATTCCTCTCGGAGTCGCAAAAAGAGCGCATCGACAACTTCGCACGGAAGTTCCGATCGAACACGAAGGCGATGGTCGGACTGTTCCTCGTGGTCTCGCTGATCCTCGTCGCCGTGTTCGCGCCGTTCATCGCCCCGTACGGAATGAACGAGACGAGTATCGAAGACCGGACGGAGGCACCGTCGGTCGAGCATCCGTTCGGCACGGACGATCTCGGGCGCGACATCTTCAGCCGCGTCGTTCTCGGCAGCCGAATCTCGCTGTACGTCGGCTTCGGCGCGATCTCCGGCGCGCTCCTCGTCGGGGCCGTCGTCGGCGTCATATCCGGATACGCCGGGGGACTCACGGACGAAGTGATAATGCGGGTGATGGACGCCGCGATGGCGTTCCCACCCGTGTTACTGGCACTGACGTTGCTCGTCGTGCTGGGTCCAGAGTTGGTGAACGTGATCATCGCGCTCGCGTTCGTCTACACGCCGTACATCGCGCGCGTCTCGCGCAGCGCGGCGCTCGCCGAGCGCAACGAGGCCTACGTCGAGTCGGCCGTCGCGCGCGGCGAGAGCGATACGAGAATCGTCTTCAGTGAGGTGTTCCCGAACTGCACGGCACCCATCCTCGTCCAAGGGTCGCTCAACGTCTCGTTCGCGATTCTGGCCGAGGCCAGTCTCTCTTTCCTCGGACTCGGCGCACAGCCGCCGCGTCCGTCGTGGGGACTGATGATCAACACCGGTCGAGGGTTCATGGAGACCGCACCGTGGATGCTGCTGTTCCCGGCGCTGGCGATCGGCATCGCCGTCGTCGGGTTCAACATGCTCGGTGACGGCCTCCGCGACGTCCTCGATCCGAAAGTGGAGGCGATAGAATGA